One segment of Panicum virgatum strain AP13 chromosome 1K, P.virgatum_v5, whole genome shotgun sequence DNA contains the following:
- the LOC120713888 gene encoding WEB family protein At3g02930, chloroplastic-like, with translation MLGARPKSAAAEGKSGKVTPPTPKGSRASKPASAKPANGTPPQAPRTADRSPRSADKPLSGDRRTPKVFDRLSTPPAEKQSSAVKLSQELQAQLAAVQEELVKAKEQLVEKEKEKGKVLEELEDAKRLADEANANLMVALAARKKAEEASETEMFRAVELEQTSIESMQKKEEELQRKLESMRSQQESDAAALRSTVEQLEKARYELADAIDAKNLALNQVDDAARLSEVNAHKVELLSAEVARLKDLLDTELESKEKEGAERIMRLEAEVSTLKIELQKAKEAEEKVAELGDVIEELRVDVANATKATTEAEELADEWKQKAEILEIKLEAANQSYMSKVDSLNSVMKELDAASTLLAEKESELSDLQNKLQALEDEVARQNEDIIVSNERLDVAEKEATELREEINDLQSKLQALEEEKMDAINNENNASSQIDSIYEEKEKLAQELEASKDEYEKVKKAMEDLASALHEMSGEAREARERYLNKQEEIERAKAQIEELNMNLKNTQENYEVMLDEANYERVCLKKTVERMEAEAKNTSEDWQSKEASFVSSIKKSEEEISAMRVEMDKVTETARDWENRNAELEERLKELEAQVEEANRAKDEAKAEALGWKEKLLDKENELQNIKQENDELQVKESTASEKLKEISSMLGNAKGRMLNGTGLKDENEMANTKDDDPVMVVAKMWENSKVTDYNLSTEKEKDDESELDLESNRGDAASDCHRLSTDTRMNSNTKLAIKQQQPKRPLMKKFGGLLKKKSQH, from the exons ATGCTGGGAGCCAGGCCGAA ATCTGCGGCGGCCGAAGGCAAGAGCGGCAAGGtcacgccgccgacgcccaaGGGGAGCAGGGCGAGCAAGCCGGCCTCCGCCAAGCCGGCCAATGGCACCCCGCCGCAAGCGCCGCGCACAGCCGACAGGTCCCCCAGGTCGGCGGACAAGCCGCTGTCGGGCGACCGACGCACGCCCAAGGTCTTCGACCGGCTTAGCACGCCCCCGGCCGAG AAGCAAAGCAGCGCCGTGAAGCTGTCCCAGGAGCTGCAGGCGCAGCTCGCCGCGGTCCAGGAGGAGCTCGTGAAGGCCAAGGAGCAGCTggtggagaaggagaaggagaaaggCAAGGTCCTTGAGGAACTAGAGGATGCCAAACGGCTGGCCGATGAGGCCAATGCCAACCTGATGGTCGCGCTTGCCGCGCGGAAGAAGGCGGAGGAGGCCTCCGAGACCGAGATGTTTCGGGCAGTCGAGCTGGAGCAGACGAGCATCGAGTCGATgcagaagaaggaggaggagctgcagaGGAAGCTGGAGAGCATGCGGAGCCAGCAGGAGTCTGATGCGGCTGCCCTGCGGTCGACTGTGGAGCAGCTCGAGAAGGCGAGGTATGAGCTGGCTGACGCAATCGACGCCAAGAACTTGGCGCTCAACCAGGTGGATGATGCGGCCCGGCTTAGTGAAGTGAATGCTCACAAGGTGGAGCTCCTCAGTGCAGAGGTTGCTCGCCTGAAAGATTTGCTTGACACTGAGCTGGAGagcaaagagaaagaaggtgCTGAGCGAATCATGAGGCTCGAGGCAGAGGTCTCCACACTGAAGATTGAGCTCCAGAAAGCAAAGGAGGCTGAAGAGAAGGTAGCTGAATTAGGAGATGTTATCGAAGAGCTTAGAGTTGATGTCGCCAATGCTACAAAGGCCACAACTGAGGCAGAGGAGCTGGCTGATGAATGGAAACAAAAGGCTGAAATACTGGAAATTAAATTGGAGGCAGCCAACCAGTCTTACATGTCGAAGGTTGATTCCTTGAATTCAGTAATGAAAGAATTAGATGCAGCAAGCACCTTGCTCGCTGAGAAAGAATCTGAACTTTCTGACCTTCAGAACAAGCTGCAAGCCTTAGAAGATGAGGTAGCTAGGCAGAATGAAGATATTATTGTGTCAAATGAGCGTCTTGATGTTGCAGAGAAAGAAGCAACTGAATTGAGGGAAGAGATCAATGATCTCCAGTCGAAGCTCCAAGCACTTGAAGAGGAGAAGATGGATGCTATCAACAACGAGAACAATGCAAGCTCACAAATTGATTCAATATATGAAGAGAAGGAGAAGCTGGCTCAGGAACTAGAAGCTAGCAAAGATGAATATGAGAAAGTTAAGAAGGCTATGGAAGATCTAGCTTCAGCATTGCATGAAATGTCCGGTGAAGCGAGAGAGGCACGGGAAAGGTACCTCAACAAACAAGAAGAGATTGAGCGTGCCAAAGCACAGATAGAGGAGCTCAACATGAATCTCAAGAACACCCAGGAGAACTATGAGGTTATGCTCGATGAAGCAAACTACGAGAGAGTCTGCTTGAAGAAGACGGTGGAGCGAATGGAAGCAGAAGCGAAGAACACATCTGAGGATTGGCAATCCAAGGAGGCCAGCTTTGTAAGCTCCATTAAAAAGTCTGAAGAAGAAATTAGTGCAATGAGAGTTGAGATGGATAAGGTAACAGAAACAGCGAGAGACTGGGAGAacagaaatgctgaattggaggagaggctgaaggAGCTGGAAGCTCAGGTGGAGGAAGCTAACAGAGCCAAGGATGAAGCAAAAGCTGAAGCACTAGGCTGGAAAGAGAAGCTATTGGACAAAGAAAATGAGCTGCAGAACATAAAacaggagaatgatgagctacAGGTTAAAGAATCGACCGCCTCCGAGAAACTCAAGGAGATATCTTCCATGCTTGGCAATGCAAAAGGTAGAATGCTAAATGGCACAGGTTTGAAAGATGAGAACGAAATGGCAAATACCAAGGACGACGATCCTGTGATGGTAGTTGCTAAGATGTGGGAGAACAGCAAGGTCACCGACTATAACTTGTCTACCGAGAAGGAGAAAGATGACGAATCAGAACTTGATCTGGAGTCTAACAGGGGAGATGCTGCCTCTGACTGCCACAGGTTGTCCACAGACACCAGGATGAACAGCAACACCAAGCTGGCAATCAAGCAGCAGCAACCCAAAAGGCCTTTGATGAAAAAATTTGGTGGTTTGTTGAAGAAGAAAAGCCAGCATTAG
- the LOC120713898 gene encoding uncharacterized membrane protein At4g09580-like — MAREDRFPVWEAALLAAVAAVFAAALAGVYISMPHSDYSFLKLPRNLQELQVLTNHLEGYTSDYTIQVLVGYCAVYIFMQTFMIPGTIFMSLLAGALFGQLGGLALVIFAATAGASSCYFLSKLVGKPLVFSLWPDKLMFFQKQVAKRRKKLLNYMLFLRVTPTLPNTFINFASPIVGVPYHIFFLATAIGLIPAAFVTVRAGIALSDLRSLNDLYDPKSIAVLFLIGLVSVTPTLLGKDETQSKAPADIAACTN, encoded by the exons ATGGCGAGGGAGGACAGGTTCCCGGTGTgggaggcggcgctgctcgccgccgtggccgccgtctTCGCCGCGGCGCTGGCCGGCGTCTACATCTCCATGCCCCACTCTGACTACAGCTTCCTCAAGCTGCCCCGCAACCTTCAAGAGCTCCAAGTCCTCAC CAACCATTTGGAGGGCTACACCAGTGACTACACCATCCAGGTGTTGGTGGGCTACTGCGCTGTGTACATCTTCATGCAGACGTTCATGATCCCAGGGACTATTTTCATGTCCCTGCTTGCCGGAGCCCTCTTCGGGCAGCTCGGTGGTCTGGCCCTGGTGATCTTTGCTGCCACTGCCGGCGCTTCTTCCTGCTACTTCCTGTCCAAGCTGGTCGGCAAACCACTGGTCTTCTCGTTGTGGCCGGACAAGCTCATGTTCTTCCAAAAGCAG GTTGcaaaaaggagaaagaagttGCTGAATTACATGCTGTTCCTGAGAGTCACTCCAACACTTCCGAATACTTTCATCAATTTTGCTTCACCTATAGTGGGTGTGCCCTACCATATCTTCTTCTTAGCGACGGCCATTGGCCTTATCCCAGCTGCCTTTGTGACTGTCAGG GCAGGAATTGCTTTGAGTGACCTGAGATCGCTGAACGACCTATACGATCCGAAGTCGATTGCGGTGCTGTTCCTGATCGGGCTTGTTTCGGTGACGCCAACATTGCTGGGCAAGGACGAGACGCAAAGCAAAGCACCAGCAGACATTGCAGCTTGCACCAACTGA